TAACGCAAAAAATCCGCCTTTCCATCTCCGTTTAGATCTAAAAATGCCTTAGGATTTCTCCAATTAAAATAAGCATTCTGAGTTGCAGAGCCTGTGCTGGTCGATGCAGGAAGATACTCGGAAAGATCGATCGGAACCTCATAATATAACAAATTCGTAATGGTAACCGAAAAATTACGGGTAGCATCACTTTGAGAAGAAGGGTCCGTATTCGCAGGATCGCCAGAGTTCACAACATTGGCACGTAGAACATCCAAGGTGCCATCTCCGTTCAGATCCAAGGATTGATCCTGGTTCCAATACAAATTGAATGCAGGAAGATAGTTAGACTGGACAGGATCGTACAATTCCACCTTAAAGAATGGATTCAAATAGTCGGAAGTATCGTAACTTACTCTGTCTTTTATTCCGTCTCCCGAAAGATCAATTTCTAGATAAGAAGAAGATGCTAAATAGCTAAACTTCTTCTTTTCAAGATTGGCATAAGCTCCGTTCACCTCAGCGCTTACGAATGGACTAGCTCCGTTTGAGACGAATTTACGTCCGTCAAAAGGATAATAGGAGATATTTCCTTGGCTTCCGGTCAAAGAGAAGAAAGCAAAGTCAAGATAACCGTCTCCGTTGATATCTGCTATAAATTGATCTCCATGCGCACCGAAACTGGATCTGGATATTTCAGTATTTTCTAATGCAACTAACTGTCCATTCTGGTAATCATAAAAGGTAGAGATCAAACGTTTGGTCCCGTTTGTGGTCTGTATTCTTAGAAAATCCGGAACCCCATTTCGATCTAGATCTATAAATTGCTGGAACTCAGTTCCGAAGTCAGTGACTGCCAGACTCTGTATTTTCTGAAAGCCGGAACCATTGGACAAAAACACATCCATTTGAGATCCGTCAGTACTCTGTAGAAAATCAGTCTTACCATCGCCGTTTACGTCCGCAGTGAAAAATCTCTGAGAAAAATCATCCGCACCAAAGTCCAAATTTCCCAAAACAATATTTGAATATTCAGAAGATTGAAAGTTCGGTCCATAGTGAACACTTAAAGCAGAACCTTTTTGTCTCAGTACTAAAAAGTCGCTCTTCCCATCTCCATTAAAATCACCTGGAAGGATCTGTCCTTGCGTAGTAAGACCGATAGGATCTCCCACACGATTTTCAGAAGCAGAAAGAGAAACATTTCCGGAGTTATCCCAAGAACCCAAAGAAGAAACCGTAAATTTTTGATCTCCTATTTCTCCTAAGATACGAACTATCTCAACGGAGCCGTCTCCATTGGTATCTGCAGTGGTCACAAAGGACATCTCCACTCCGTTGGAACAAACGTCTTGGAATGCTTCTACTCCTGCCCTACACAAATCCGGGGCAGTATAATTGCTTGCTACAATGCAACCCCAATCTGCAGTGCAAGCGCAGATTGCCTGAGTCTTAGCACAGGCAGACTGCACACTTGGTTCCATTGCCTTATAGGAATTCGTGAAATTCTTTCCCGAAGATTGAAGTAGATTATTCTGTTTGGATCTTTGGGTATAAGAAAATGTAAGAGGCTTGTATTGCTCCCTATGAAAGGAAGAAAGAATGGATTGTCCTTCTAAAGAATCGTAATCAAACTCGTACGTCTCTACTTCTGTCTCGGCACCGGACCCATCATTTGCAAAGACCTGGATCTTTTGCAGTAGCTTCTTGCGTGTAATTTGCTTAGTCGCATAAAATAATTTCTCCCCAAACCCGTTCGATCGATCTTCATACGTGAATGAGATCCTGGCATTTCCCCTCGCATATCGAATCTCCCGTGGGATCGGTTCGTTAGATTGTAATGTTTCCGGATCGTAGCTGATATCGTATCCGTTCCCGAATCTATCTCGAACCCGATCCAAATAATACGCGATCGGTTGTCCATTGGAATCTATGACAGAATTTGCACCCGAAGGCTGGTTTCTTCCGAACTCATAGATGGTTCCGTTTCGGTCTCGGATCGTCCATACATCGGAAGAAAAGTCCACCTTCGAAAAACTCTCGTATTTAAATCTATATGCTCCGTTTGCAGAGAGTATTTCTCCAAATTGATCCGAAATAAACCCATCCGAAGATCCATAATGAATTCCTAAACTAGGGTTCTTGGCTACTTGAGAAAATCCTGATAAGGACCAACCCTTCCCCAAGATCCCTTGGTTTGTTGTTCCTGAATATTGAAGTGAGATATTTGGTACAAGATCTCCCGCCCCTGGTGGCACCTGGATTGCAAGAGAGAATCTAGCCTTTCCTGTATGATCCACATTCACATCCGCAAACGGGAGAGGTATCTCCGTTTGGATTCCGAATAAATTGGCAAGGAAAGTAAATACTGGCTTAAGTGGATTTCCACCTAAGACGAATAACGCGCTGAATAAAATCAGAATTACATAATATTTTCCGGATCGAAACATTCTCTTGCTAATCCTCACCAATAGTTCCGGAACCAAAGTTCCTATCGGGGGAATCAGCCGAGCTGTGAGCAAACGCCTATAAGGCGCTTTATATATAAGGGCACTAACGCGTTCAAAAAGACTTTTGTCAAACAGTAATATCCTATTTTGGGATATTTTTTCTCACTCTCAAATTAATTTCTTTCTTTTTGAAGAAGAAGATGGAATTCGTTTCCAAGAATGGCAAATGGGTGAGAGATGCTGAATTTCCATTCCAGATCCGAACTTCCAAAAGCAAAGAGAACCTTATGCGAAAAAATATATTCTTATTCTCTCTATATGTTCTTCTCTCGACCAATTCTCTCTTCTCTACTGAAATCCTATTAAAAAATGGTGATGCGTTTCTAACGGAAGAAGTTTCCGAAACGCAAGATGAGATCCATTTCTATTGGAAGGAAAATAAATACAGGATCTCCAAACAGGAAGTGCAACGCTTAGATCCTAGAAAGAAGGGAAAGGATTCTTCCTACAAATATGCCGAATTCGTATTGAGTGACGGAACCGTATTGAAAGGAGTCTTTATCGAAACGAAAGGATCTAAGATCGTTTTAAAAACAGAGCTGGGATTTGCTGAATTAGATAAAAGTAAAATAGTTTCTCAAACGCAGGAAGATCTGGAGGCTTCTCCTTCTCTTCCCGAAAAATATTTAGACGCTTCACAGGTCAATCTGGGCTGGAGAGTCGGCGTTTCTGGTATCGGCTTAGCATCCTTGGGAACTTGGTCCACGGCATTTCCTCTGGTGTATGGAGGTGGATTCTTCTTAGAGAGAAATGCGGGAGTGTCAGGTTGGTTTTATGGATTTTCTTCCGAATATGCGACCGGCCCGGGCAAGACAGGGCAACTTTCCATCTGGAGCCAAAACCTTTATTTAGGATCCGCTTACGGAAATTCTTCTCCCTATTGGATGATAGGAGCAGGAACAAGTTCCATCTCAAGAAACCAAGGAGAAGAAAGAAATTCGGCTCTTGCACCTGACCTTCTTCTTGAATTCGGATGGAGTTGGAATACTCACTCTCAGCATTTAGTCCGATTAGGAATTCGTTCTCAATGCAATCTACAAAATGAGGCAAGCCTTTGTAATTCTGGGATCCGATTCTCCTGGGGATTTTATATATGAGATCTTTATATTTTATTTTTATAATATTACTCTTAGGAATTTTAAGATGCGGAGATTCAGGCCTAAGCAGTATTTTAGGAGAAGAAGCATCGGAAGCAGGCTTTGCTTACGTAGCAAAACTTGGCCCGAATTCAGCAGCTCTCTCTTGGAATTGTTCCGGGCCCGCCAAAGGAAATGTTTATAGCGAAGTAGGAATGATTTCGGATCCTTCTTCTTTAAAGACTCATTGGATAGAACTAAAGTATTTACGACCAAATACTGAATACAATGCGATTGTGACCTGCGGTTCTCAAACTATCCTCGAAGGAAAATCTCTCCGATTTAAGACTTGGATCTCCAATGATCCACCTAAAACGAGAGGAATTTGGATCGTAGGAGGTATCGGGTCCACTGCAGTTCCTGTTGCCGAAATCGATTTATTCGATCCTGTTACTGGAATTTGGTATCCTTCCATCACGAGTGTTCCAACTCCAAGAGTCTACGCGAGCATTCTATCACACAAAAGTAA
This genomic window from Leptospira semungkisensis contains:
- a CDS encoding LA_3334 family protein, producing the protein MEFVSKNGKWVRDAEFPFQIRTSKSKENLMRKNIFLFSLYVLLSTNSLFSTEILLKNGDAFLTEEVSETQDEIHFYWKENKYRISKQEVQRLDPRKKGKDSSYKYAEFVLSDGTVLKGVFIETKGSKIVLKTELGFAELDKSKIVSQTQEDLEASPSLPEKYLDASQVNLGWRVGVSGIGLASLGTWSTAFPLVYGGGFFLERNAGVSGWFYGFSSEYATGPGKTGQLSIWSQNLYLGSAYGNSSPYWMIGAGTSSISRNQGEERNSALAPDLLLEFGWSWNTHSQHLVRLGIRSQCNLQNEASLCNSGIRFSWGFYI